From a region of the Mytilus galloprovincialis chromosome 3, xbMytGall1.hap1.1, whole genome shotgun sequence genome:
- the LOC143066832 gene encoding uncharacterized protein LOC143066832, translating to MAMSNQEKEKDPMSGFCEAILSTAEFECSLEDILDKKAAEAKRAVWKMEIKRENKEEKRLEKDESMNREEENPKLGLDISTEQRSEKDKSINIEEMEPEMGVDIPTQQRREMIITKPIHVQRMGENPLKNAVGHAIKDPVQNSESKGSIDDKETIKDEKKRIREIMKGEKLMEKKAKEEEKNVKAQYKAIDKGIKKYSKDVKSSWKKEEKRKAQMKKMGENAQRMLEKEMRKIEKERSKDEKKKLIQAIDDAQEKQNDLKIVITNEETEKNGEENKKTDQTINVDGETQNDSQKKQTEAGLIKEKRTSCDVIEMNERKENGKKDAKDIEMNTNNVGKKTTFAARISGFFRSLSCIKRQKKSKDVC from the exons ATGGCTATGTCcaatcaagaaaaagaaaaggacCCCATGTCTGGCTTTTGTGAGGCCATATTAAGTACAGCTGAATTTGAATGTTCGCTTGAAGACATTCTAGACAAGAAGGCAGCTGAGGCAAAGAGAGCAGTTTGGAAAATGGAAATAA AAAGAGAAAATAAGGAAGAGAAGAGATTAGAAAAAGATGAAAGTATGAATAGAGAAGAAGAGAACCCAAAATTGGGTTTGGATATATCAACAGAGCAGAGATCAGAAAaagataaaagtataaatatagaAGAAATGGAACCAGAAATGGGTGTGGATATACCAACACAGCAAAGACGGG AAATGATAATAACAAAGCCGATCCACGTGCAGAGAATGGGAGAGAACCCGTTAAAGAATGCCGTCGGACATGCTATTAAG GATCCTGTCCAGAATTCTGAATCTAAAGGATCAATTGATGACAAAGAAACGATAAAGGACGAAAAGAAAAGGATAAGAGAAATCATGAAAGGAGAAAAATTAATGGAGAAAAAAGCCAAAGAAGAAGAAAAGAATGTTAAGGCACAATACAAAGCAATCGACAAGGGCATTAAAAAATACTCAAAAGATGTCAAATCGTCATGGAAGAAGGAAGAAAAGAGGAAAGCACAGATGAAAAAGATGGGTGAAAATGCACAAAGGATGTTGGAAAAAG AAATGAGGAAGATCGAAAAAGAAAGATCAAAAGACGAAAAGAAGAAACTAATCCAAGCTATTGATGATGCTCaggaaaaacaaaatgatttgaaaatAGTTATTACAAATGAGGAGACAGAGAAAAATggagaagaaaacaagaaaacggACCAAACTATCAATGTTGATGGGGAAACACAAAATGATTCACAGAAGAAACAGACAGAGGCAGGGTTGATTAAAGAAAAGAGAACTAGCTGCGATGTCATTGAAAtgaatgaaagaaaagaaaacggCAAAAAAGACGCAAAAGACATTGAAATGAATACCAATAATGTCGGAAAGAAAACTACATTTGCTGCAAGAATCAGTGGATTCTTCCGATCCTTGTCGTGtatcaaaagacaaaagaaaagCAAAGATGTGTGTTGA
- the LOC143069165 gene encoding neuromedin-U receptor 1-like: MNYSFTQIRTITAMPYNSNHSENYSNLDTTDLLRRLNNEKVVVLLPVIILVFLMMLIGIIGNTIVCIVYIFKIKRAPSHYFILYLAILDLVSCSIGMPSELADLFQPFVFPSAAACKFLRFVLSFTIISSCIILICVAFDRYYKVCKPLKSFPMAKVQKLCLFSFFIGAVFSWPALVIYGLREALTSVPNLYGHECSTSDTMKGKPWPLIYYGTLIGAFTITFAIFVTLYVQIGREINRRRTMFVGSRINNDRIKSLVSEEESTTFSDDDSKFHKNKVRKSSSFSQLKEHIVYYFRAESEPGKEDGSNNVSSNGGTVKRRRKSSRRYLKTTYIFLAVFIAFLVSFVPYLVVNILRFSKVAFVDMNSGPDEIIYNLCVRSYFISNFINPIIYSLMNNTFRKESKKLLRKCRLN; the protein is encoded by the coding sequence ATGAATTACAGTTTTACTCAAATTAGGACTATAACAGCCATGCCGTATAACAGCAATCATAGCGAAAACTATTCAAATTTGGATACAACGGACTTGCTGCGTCGACTGAACAATGAAAAAGTTGTTGTGTTACTTCCGGTTATCATTCTAGTCTTTTTAATGATGCTTATAGGAATTATTGGAAATACCATAGTTTGCattgtatatatattcaaaatcaaGCGAGCTCCGTCGCattatttcatattatatttagCTATACTTGATCTAGTGTCATGTTCCATTGGGATGCCATCGGAACTTGCCGATCTGTTTCAACCATTTGTGTTCCCATCTGCAGCTGCATGCAAATTTTTGAGATTTGTTTTAAGCTTTACGATAATCTCATCTTGCATCATACTCATTTGTGTAGCTTTTGACAGATACTATAAAGTGTGTAAACCTTTAAAAAGTTTTCCAATGGCTAAAGTGCAAAAACTatgtctattttcattttttattggaGCAGTATTTTCATGGCCAGCACTAGTTATATATGGTTTAAGAGAAGCCTTAACTTCTGTGCCAAATTTGTATGGACATGAGTGTTCAACTTCAGACACAATGAAAGGAAAGCCATGGCCACTTATTTATTACGGAACTTTAATTGGAGCATTTACTATAACGTTTGCCATTTTTGTGACGTTGTACGTACAGATAGGGCGTGAGATTAACCGACGGAGAACCATGTTTGTCGGCAGCAGAATAAATAATGACAGAATAAAATCTTTAGTCAGCGAGGAAGAATCTACCACATTTTCTGATGACGACagcaaatttcacaaaaataaagtgCGTAAATCTAGCAGTTTCAGTCAGCTAAAAGAACATATAGTATACTACTTCCGGGCAGAAAGCGAGCCAGGAAAAGAAGATGGTAGTAATAACGTGTCAAGCAATGGCGGCACAGTAAAGCGAAGACGGAAATCTTCAAGGAGATATCtgaaaacaacatatatatttttggCAGTTTTTATAGCTTTTTTGGTTAGCTTTGTTCCATATCTTGTTGTAAATATTTTACGTTTTTCCAAAGTTGCATTTGTAGACATGAACTCAGGGCCCGATGAAATTATTTACAATTTGTGTGTAAGGTCTTATTTTATCAGCAATTTCATCAATCCGATTATATACAGCCTGATGAACAATACATTTAGAAAGGAAAGTAAAAAACTATTAAGAAAGTGTAGATTGAATTAA